The following coding sequences lie in one Apium graveolens cultivar Ventura chromosome 1, ASM990537v1, whole genome shotgun sequence genomic window:
- the LOC141713531 gene encoding uncharacterized protein LOC141713531 produces the protein MDGENQNNNENQGNNDEGGNVFDQLAETLAVLVNQQPKPNIVSQFKRLNPPTFDGATDPAIVEMWIQEMEKAFGLLGSNEEQKVTLAVYQLQGSAYDWWLMEKRKNETTNLEENHEPYTWAKFKKALEDKYFPRTVRLQKERDFIRLQQGGRTVIEYEAEFAKLAKYASTLVADESSRARRLEEGLRSDIRNSVASFELQTYEAVLNKALVIERGLAESEKASGSWNKRRFTQTSGQSFQGGPLKKPHVYDNIGGQGDRETCTRCGKNHPDKVCRWNTGACFHCGEVGHKISNCPHNPPPPPRKEADNKMGKGRVFQLTGNDNYRN, from the coding sequence ATGGATGGAGAAAATCAGAACAACAATGAAAATCAGGGCAATAATGATGAAGGAGGAAACGTCTTTGACCAGCTGGCTGAAACTCTAGCTGTACTTGTGAATCAGCAACCGAAGCCCAACATCGTCTCTCAATTCAAGCGTTTGAACCCGCCAACTTTTGATGGAGCTACAGACCCGGCTATCGTTGAGATGTGGATCcaagagatggaaaaagctttcGGACTTCTGGGGAGCAATGAGGAACAGAAGGTGACCTTAGCTGTGTACCAATTGCAAGGAAGCGCTTACGACTGGTGGCTTATGGAAAAGAGGAAGAATGAGACGACAAATCTTGAAGAAAATCATGAACCGTACACTTGGGCAAAGTTCAAGAAGGCTTTAGAGGACAAGTACTTTCCGAGAACAGTTCGTCTGCAGAAAGAGAGGGACTTCATTCGACTTCAACAAGGTGGAAGAACCGTCATTGAATACGAAGCAGAATTTGCAAAGCTTGCGAAGTACGCGTCGACCCTAGTAGCAGATGAGAGCAGTCGAGCACGAAGATTAGAGGAGGGACTTCGAAGTGACATCAGGAATTCAGTGGCGTCGTTTGAACTTCAGACGTACGAGGCTGTCCTCAACAAGGCGTTAGTGATCGAAAGGGGCTTGGCAGAATCTGAAAAGGCGTCTGGCAGTTGGAATAAGAGGCGGTTCACTCAAACTAGTGGGCAATCTTTTCAAGGGGGACCACTCAAGAAGCCACACGTGTACGATAACATCGGGGGTCAAGGTGATCGAGAGACGTGTACCAGGTGCGGCAAGAATCATCCGGACAAAGTCTGTCGTTGGAATACAGGTGCTTGTTTTCATTGCGGAGAAGTAGGACATAAGATTTCGAATTGTCCGCACAATCCGCCACCGCCACCAAGGAAGGAAGCAGATAACAAGATGGGCAAAGGACGTGTGTTTCAGCTGACAGGAAATGACAACTATCGCAATTAA